A single Anopheles arabiensis isolate DONGOLA chromosome 2, AaraD3, whole genome shotgun sequence DNA region contains:
- the LOC120895702 gene encoding serine-rich adhesin for platelets isoform X2, producing the protein MQQVDDPPYLTVGTEVSAKYKGAFCEAKVRKVVRNIKCKVAYKQQGLGSGVVSDDQIKGALRVGATVEVKHPERKEYVEATLTKIQDCSQYTVVFDDGDITTLRRSALCLKSGRHFNESETLDQLPLTHPEHFGNPVIGGRRGRRSRHLLPDESSDEEDEPTTHSRSNASDKEENIGKVVCVETSDNKKKNPKENWFPGLVVAPTAQDTVRIRVKDEYLVRSFKDGRYYTVPKKEATEFTRDSVNKSEAAAVSAAIEYMDNDVLPPHWDREALFGTSGSCSDSDQELETDSSDDEPTEEKDHFVAQLYKFMDDRGTPLNKAPSITNRDVDLYRLFRAVQKLHGYNRVTSQNQWKQIALRLGFSPATASITNLVKQAYKKFLFSFEEFNRKLGCTMVPHPKTSRTKGRSLVRASSVQSPKLPEKEKLLTAKEKAASVAAADASAKASSSSAAAAAAAAAAAASAAASAAAAAAATEASNSAVEESGNTSESSAAESAVLRPSSTKRKAGGGKVKALVDKFEEKEKERDKEKSVGKGGGGESSGSSGGSKKEESVTPASAKKEKQLGGKAKPAETTVVEKRGRKRKDADSVDSKKDERETTATGGSSASTGGAGSNVKQEKHPASSRKEDGGPPNSGSGGGGGGGGGGSSGNGSGPGSGGGRSISPGSAVSGGTVPDFPIEVGDKLKVYYDEQKVTYEAKVIEIAKQEGNPIYLVHYTGWNTRYDEWVRKERIAENLTNSKTKKGKSSGNTPTAGGPSTKQASSSNAGSTLTAGDKTPKIGKRSRGNSKGEQSSGPGGNSTPRSTTPNVGRNKSPATPSNRRPLTRGGSSAATGSSLSASAAAAGRRTSNNTDISSSLSVPTDPDNTSDTDSDEPMLKKCTTNSTSSTTSSNSSISISSTSTKVSTTAEAGSSSDAAAISDEFSNGASKGVGGGGVGVGVGGVGGGRDYDLNQGFKELKSPGSPASDTTTTTTTTAGAAEGGPNSSSSITDVPKHLIPKQEPNLLSTAEVKESVSSSNTPLATIKKELAAAVPIKEEESTVTEEDDEPEKSSESETLSEEDSSQSSNKAFSSSPITTMVDSDTAETPLAAGLVLSPKISSSPPPSVERDDSSSTEPLITVANKAADAKAASLEKAAAASSKKELAEGGAGTEKAASASATPGKPPVKTYGTAATIIANSEKMAFCTVRDASSENELIIQPNAAAPKESVQESPQKNLPHPTPQTVGMSPSLPARTKTGQKEEDKPAVGAVMTSPSSTASRTSGTSSLTPVKASFGASPSATASNNSKEESTIASSQSVIMAAGMGTRAIKSPKSSPSTATQSTAAPDEGKPATSTGGPASVQTPTITSFGSLRGDKKQGSLQYSGTGPTGTGMERKFILGREGSSAFSSPSNTASAQSALSAAPATPKHGGGGLLGEKKHFSSSTLTPAQNKLLSKEALSIKSIFESTANRMDEKISDVYEFEDEYDDQDTGSGALGGVGSASGTAGGGATVPRKLVSDVPPAEVVSSLSLTPSAASSTATDEKRKKPLQRKSMAASSLPDPLDTTGFGTGGYSPATKRAKKPSPMKPEPPAGLENKSPKGAGGLLRRETKEKEEKEQKLPVEAESAAPSTELHRTPIYSAEALKEKSTVKVAATPTGPPVVTTCSPVGLTTAFVQTPVKSDSTFDVLRKSPSFNLVTPGPLGAKEETFKSQDEIETKPTPPPLPATTTPGIFTPVISASSAGSGGVGDRSISSALYPHGKGPSTSVLLAKAGDDSPKEEPTLENCKKYFNDMNFEFDAPTVKKPPSIADKVLKALSQQQQQAIKSEKPEFPKYMSSVMHHHSLPSTPKSIMNSGLLSSPAMESGTPMSFASAPHPAIKSEAIGSIGGSIATTISSYTSSVTVSAPPPNTGYLSNEVLSSAKSHETSTTLGMKKEPEESHNSIVKSAPISTTDPKTSHPPQTPPSSSSVSTTTPTPTNTGGGHKLHTLEQIPTSRSNDLTETLRKLDPDPRFAHDDESTDSNDSDNRLIIEDAESQGSGDPVPAVPAAHPPPAALTGSTSAVMPSTTAVIVHYDSKQPVPSSVISAKKELFEERPRSTAASSSSSSSITHEMASAASAAAVAAVADKEKLILKQDRAPTTTTTTTITPDTPSQTKEEPVKPLSGVSAPATTVEKKTSGGAKQSLLETIIQMNTPGRGMSSEEYLMHKVHEQQQQQSSVQRDAESRKDAAATAQKLQDSSAVPASTSVITSTASGDPVASSTTQSPKQEQHNAQSQAQAPNNESLSLLLCEETIPGSPAPKDQDRLPPSTVGRKVYAEPPLVPTSTSSSSSSFLPPQNIQTATDLKPVPMDLEPPVVTITIGGNTTISSTSQSGAAGAYASNLQQQQQQQQQQQQQQALRNKINTSGVESTVDTPNSSPRDSVSQDETHDHESLSPVKKRRQRKPSEEPTLKRRRTVNTSLGGYGSANNGSNSGSGYGRSQRGLTTSNATDSEDNSDTIAAFHRSSSSTLIFVGSKTGRPCQYNFLVNLDPSLNSNQRIVIIKKKIQELRKTYNSIKAELASIDRRRKKLRRRERENKKQAKLNSASAGNN; encoded by the exons ATGCAG CAAGTGGACGATCCCCCTTATTTGACTGTAGGAACGGAGGTTAGCGCCAAATACAAGGGGGCGTTCTGCGAGGCCAAGGTACGCAAGGTCGTGCGCAACATCAAATGCAAGGTCGCGTACAAACAGCAGGGCCTCGGGTCTGGCGTCGTCTCGGACGATCAGATCAAGGGCGCACTGCGGGTGGGTGCGACGGTCGAGGTGAAGCATCCGGAGCGGAAGGAGTACGTGGAGGCGACGCTGACCAAAATCCAGGATTGCTCGCAGTACACGGTGGTGTTCGATGACGGCGACAttacgacgctccggcgtagTGCGCTGTGCTTGAAGAGCGGACGGCACTTTAACGAAAGTGAAACGCTGGATCAGCTGCCGCTAACGCATCCGGAGCATTTCGGAAACCCGGTCATCGGTGGACGAAGGGGACGCAG ATCGCGACACCTTCTGCCCGACGAAAGTTCGGACGAGGAAGACGAACCGACCACCCACTCGCGCTCGAACGCGAGCGACAAGGAAGAGAACATCGGGAAAGTGGTGTGCGTGGAAACGAGCgacaacaagaagaagaatccgAAAGAGAACTGGTTCCCCGGGCTGGTGGTGGCTCCCACTGCCCAGGACACGGTGCGGATTCGGGTGAAGGACGAATACTTGGTGCGCTCGTTCAAGGATGGCCGTTACTACACGGTCCCGAAGAAGGAAGCGACCGAGTTTACCCGTGACAGTGTGAACAAGTCGGAAGCAGCGGCCGTCTCGGCGGCGATTGAGTACATGGACAATGATGTACTTCCACCGCACTGGGACCGGGAGGCACTGTTCGGCACTTCCGGCAGCTGTAGCGACTCCGATCAGGAGCTGGAGACGGACAGCTCGGACGATGAGCCTACCGAGGAGAAGGATCACTTTGTAGCGCAGCTGTACAAGTTTATGGACGATCGTGGAACGCCTCTGAACAAAGCGCCATCGATCACGAACCGGGACGTCGACCTGTACCGATTGTTTCGTGCGGTACAGAAGCTGCACGGTTACAATCGTGTTACGAGTCAAAACCAGTGGAAACAGATTGCCCTCCGGTTGGGCTTTTCGCCTGCCACGGCGAGCATTACGAATTTGGTGAAACAAGCGTacaaaaagtttcttttttcgtttgaagAGTTCAACCGAAAGCTTGGCTGTACGATGGTGCCGCATCCAAAGACTAGTCGCACGAAGGGGCGCAGTCTGGTGCGGGCCAGCTCGGTTCAGTCACCGAAGCTAccggaaaaggaaaagctaCTGACGGCGAAGGAGAAAGCAGCTtcggtggcggcggctgatGCATCCGCGAAGGCAAGCAGttcctcagcagcagcagcagcagcagctgcggcagcggcggcctCAGCAGCtgcatcggcagcagcagcagcagcagctacggAAGCATCCAACTCGGCGGTAGAGGAGTCGGGAAATACGAGTGAATCGAGCGCGGCAGAAAGTGCTGTACTGAGACCGAGCAGCACCAAGCGAAAAGCAGGCGGCGGCAAGGTGAAAGCACTGGTGGACAAGTtcgaagagaaagagaaggaacgCGACAAGGAGAAATCGGTTGGCAAAGGAGGAGGCGGTGAGAGCAGTGGGTCGTCCGGTGGTagcaaaaaggaggaaagtGTAACACCCGCGTCGGCTAAGAAGGAGAAGCAGCTTGGCGGGAAAGCAAAGCCTGCTGAAACGACGGTTGTGGAGAAACGTGGCCGCAAACGGAAGGATGCTGACTCCGTGGACTCCAAGAAGGACGAACGAGAAACCACCGCAACGGGGGGCAGTAGTGCAAGTACGGGAGGTGCCGGCAGCAACGTAAAGCAGGAGAAACATCCCGCGAGCAGTAGGAAGGAAGATGGTGGTCCTCCGAATAGTGGAAGtggcggaggtggtggtggtggtggtggcggaagTAGTGGAAACGGATCCGGTCCTGGGTCAGGCGGTGGGAGGAGCATTAGTCCAGGAAGTGCAGTGTCAGGGGGAACTGTTCCCGATTTCCCGATCGAAGTAGGCGACAAGCTCAAGGTGTACTACGACGAGCAGAAGGTGACGTACGAAGCGAAGGTGATCGAGATCGCCAAACAGGAAGGAAACCCTATCTATCTGGTACACTATACTGGGTGGAACACGAG GTACGATGAATGGGTTCGCAAAGAACGTATTGCGGAGAATCTGACcaatagcaaaacaaagaagGGCAAATCTTCTGGCAATACGCCGACGGCGGGCGGGCCATCGACGAAACAAGCATCGTCGTCCAATGCTGGCTCCACACTCACTGCGGGTGATAAAACCCCGAAGATCGGCAAGCGTAGCCGCGGCAACTCGAAAGGCGAACAGAGCAGTGGTCCGGGCGGAAATTCTACGCCTCGTTCGACGACCCCCAATGTGGGGCGGAATAAATCACCCGCCACTCCGTCCAACCGAAGGCCGCTCACACGGGGCGGCTCTTCGGCAGCTACGGGTTCGTCCCTTTCCGCgtctgccgccgctgccggtCGGCGCACGTCCAACAACACGGACATTTCGTCCTCCCTGTCCGTTCCGACCGATCCGGATAACACCAGCGACACCGATTCGGACGAGCCGATGCTGAAAAAAtgcaccaccaacagcacctCGTCGACCACCTCGTCCAACTCGTCGATTTCCATCTCGTCGACGAGCACGAAAGTAAGTACAACGGCCGAGGCCGGTTCGTCGTCCGATGCCGCGGCCATATCGGACGAGTTTTCCAACGGAGCATCCAagggtgttggtggtggtggtgttggtgttggtgttggcggtgttggtggtggtcgtgACTATGATCTCAATCAA GGTTTCAAGGAGCTGAAGTCACCCGGTTCACCGGCCTCAGACACAACCACAACTACGACGACCACGGCCGGCGCAGCCGAGGGTGGCCCCAACTCATCGTCCTCCATCACGGACGTTCCGAAGCATCTCATACCGAAGCAGGAGCCGAATCTGCTGTCGACAGCCGAGGTGAAGGAGTCTGTTTCCAGCTCGAACACACCACTGGCAACGATCAAGAAAGAGCTAGCCGCAGCAGTACCGATCAAAGAGGAAGAATCGACCGTCACCGAGGAGGACGATGAACCGGAAAAGTCGTCCGAATCGGAAACGCTCAGTGAAGAAGATTCATCGCAGTCTTCGAACAAAGCGTTCTCTAGCTCCCCGATCACAACGATGGTCGATTCGGATACGGCCGAAACTCCGCTGGCTGCTGGGCTTGTACTGAGCCCAAAGATATCATCCTCTCCACCACCCAGCGTGGAACGCGATGATTCCTCTTCCACCGAGCCACTCATCACGGTAGCTAACAAGGCAGCGGACGCAAAGGCCGCCTCGCTGGAGAAGGCAGCTGCTGcaagcagcaaaaaggaaCTAGCTGAGGGTGGAGCGGGCACTGAAAAGGCAGCCTCTGCTTCAGCGACGCCCGGCAAACCTCCAGTCAAGACGTACGGTACAGCTGCAACGATCATTGCCAATTCTGAAAAGATGGCATTTTGTACAGTGCGCGATGCGAGCTCGGAAAATGAGCTGATAATACAACCGAACGCGGCAGCACCGAAAGAATCCGTGCAGGAATCGCCTCAGAAAAATCTTCCACACCCAACCCCTCAGACGGTGGGGATGTCTCCTTCCCTACCAGCGCGTACGAAAACGGGACAAAAGGAGGAGGATAAACCAGCTGTTGGAGCAGTTATGACGTCTCCCTCTTCTACAGCCAGTCGAACATCCGGCACTTCTTCACTGACACCGGTAAAAGCAAGCTTTGGAGCGTCCCCATCGGCTACGGCTAGCAATAATAGCAAAGAGGAATCAACGATTGCGTCTTCCCAAAGTGTAATCATGGCGGCCGGAATGGGTACGCGAGCAATAAAGTCACCCAAGTCATCTCCCTCGACAGCAACACAGTCGACGGCAGCACCAGATGAAGGTAAACCTGCAACATCGACCGGCGGGCCAGCAAGCGTTCAAACGCCAACGATCACCAGCTTTGGATCGTTGCGTGGCGATAAAAAGCAAGGCAGCTTGCAATACTCCGGCACGGGACCGACCGGGACAGGCATGGAGAGGAAATTCATCCTTGGACGGGAAGGATCGTCCGCATTTTCGTCACCATCAAACACTGCTTCCGCACAATCTGCACTTTCCGCAGCACCGGCGACACCGAAGCATGGAGGTGGCGGTTTGCTGGGTGAGAAGAAACACTTTTCCTCGTCGACGCTAACGCCGGCCCAGAACAAGCTGCTCAGCAAGGAAGCCCTATCGATCAAGTCGATCTTTGAGTCGACCGCGAACCGGATGGATGAAAAGATTTCCGACGTGTATGAGTTTGAGGACGAGTACGACGATCAGGATACGGGAAGCGGTGCTCTTGGCGGTGTGGGAAGTGCCAGCGGGACCGCCGGCGGCGGAGCAACAGTTCCACGAAAGCTCGTATCGGACGTTCCACCTGCCGAGGTTGTCAGCTCACTGTCGCTAACACCATCCGCAGCATCTTCCACCGCGACGgacgaaaagaggaagaaaccATTGCAACGTAAATCAATGGCAGCTTCGTCGCTGCCGGATCCATTGGACACGACCGGCTTCGGAACGGGTGGCTACAGTCCGGCCACAAAGCGAGCAAAGAAACCGTCACCTATGAAGCCGGAACCGCCGGCAGGGTTGGAAAACAAATCACCGAAAGGGGCAGGCGGTTTGCTACGCCGCGAGacaaaggaaaaggaggaaaaggagcaGAAACTTCCGGTCGAGGCCGAATCCGCAGCGCCAAGTACGGAATTGCATCGCACACCGATATATTCGGCAGAAGCACTTAAAGAAAAGTCGACCGTAAAGGTAGCAGCGACACCGACCGGTCCACCGGTTGTTACTACCTGCTCTCCAGTCGGGCTAACGACGGCCTTTGTGCAAACCCCCGTAAAGAGTGACTCAACGTTCGATGTGCTACGAAAATCGCCCAGCTTTAATCTGGTCACGCCCGGTCCGCTGGGAGCGAAGGAGGAAACGTTTAAATCGCAGGACGAAATCGAAACCAAACCCACGCCGCCGCCATTGCCAGCAACGACAACTCCTGGCATCTTTACGCCAGTTATTTCAGCCTCGTCAGCTGGCAGTGGTGGAGTGGGCGATCGGTCCATCTCTTCGGCGCTTTATCCACACGGCAAGGGACCGTCCACGTCGGTGCTGCTTGCGAAAGCCGGCGACGACAGTCCGAAGGAGGAGCCGACATTGGAAAATTGTAAGAAATACTTTAACGATATGAACTTTGAGTTCGACGCACCGACCGTGAAGAAACCGCCGTCCATTGCGGACAAGGTGCTGAAGGCTTTaagccaacagcagcagcaagcgatAAAATCGGAAAAGCCAGAGTTCCCGAAGTATATGTCTAGCGTGATGCATCACCACTCTCTCCCGAGCACACCGAAATCGATTATGAACAGCGGGCTGCTGTCCTCACCGGCGATGGAAAGTGGTACGCCAATGTCCTTCGCGTCCGCACCACATCCAGCGATCAAGTCGGAAGCTATAGGCAGCATTGGAGGTAGCATTGCCACCACCATATCGTCCTACACGTCATCGGTGACGGTTAGCGCTCCCCCGCCTAATACGGGATATTTGAGCAATGAGGTGCTAAGTTCGGCAAAATCCCACGAAACAAGTACGACTCTTGGCATGAAGAAGGAACCGGAAGAATCGCACAATTCAATAGTAAAATCTGCGCCGATCAGTACCACCGATCCAAAGACGAGCCATCCACCGCAAACACcaccatccagcagcagcgtgaGCACTACCACCCCCACCCCCACCAACACTGGCGGCGGTCATAAGTTGCACACGCTTGAACAAATCCCCACATCACGCAGTAATGATCTAACTGAAACGCTTCGAAAACTGGATCCGGATCCCAGGTTCGCACACGACGATGAATCTACGGACAGTAACGATTCTGATAATCGGTTAATCATTGAGGACGCAGAATCGCAAGGTAGCGGTGATCCCGTGCCAGCTGTCCCGGCGGCACATCCTCCACCGGCAGCACTAACCGGCAGCACATCCGCCGTCATGCCCAGCACGACAGCGGTGATAGTGCATTACGACAGCAAGCAGCCCGTGCCATCGTCGGTGATATCAGCCAAAAAGGAGCTGTTTGAAGAGAGGCCACGGTCTACTGCTgcctcctcatcctcctcctcctccatcaCGCACGAAATGGCTTCCGCAGCGTCAGCAGCTGCCGTTGCCGCTGTTGCGGATAAGGAGAAGCTGATCCTGAAACAAGACCGAGcaccaaccacaacaacaacaaccacaataACACCGGACACGCCGTCCCAAACGAAGGAAGAACCCGTGAAACCACTGTCTGGCGTATCTGCACCTGCAACGACGGTGGAAAAGAAGACATCGGGCGGTGCAAAGCAGAGCCTACTGGAGACAATCATACAGATGAATACGCCCGGCCGTGGCATGAGCTCCGAGGAGTACTTGATGCACAAAGTACacgaacaacagcagcagcaatcatcGGTGCAGCGTGATGCAGAAAGTCGTAAGGACGCCGCCGCCACAGCTCAGAAGCTTCAAGATAGCAGCGCTGTTCCAGCATCAACGTCCGTGATAACTTCAACGGCATCAGGCGACCCGGTAGCATCCTCCACCACGCAATCTCCAAAACAGGAGCAGCACAATGCTCAATCCCAAGCCCAGGCGCCCAACAATGAATCACTCTCGTTGCTTCTCTGTGAGGAAACGATACCGGGCTCACCGGCGCCCAAGGACCAGGATCGATTGCCACCGTCCACGGTCGGGCGTAAGGTGTACGCCGAGCCACCGTTGGTTCCGACCTCAACATCTTCTTCCTCATCGTCCTTCCTTCCACcgcaaaacattcaaacagcCACCGATCTGAAACCGGTTCCGATGGATCTAGAACCACCGGTAGTAACGATAACAATCGGTGGCAATACCACGATCAGTAGCACCAGCCAGAGTGGTGCAGCGGGTGCTTACGCTTCcaatttgcagcagcagcagcagcaacaacagcagcaacaacaacagcaagcattgaggaacaaaataaacaccagCGGAGTTGAGTCCACTGTCGACACGCCAAACAGCTCTCCGAGGGATTCCGTTAGCCAGGATGAGA CACACGATCACGAATCGTTGTCACCGGTGAAGAAACGGCGCCAGCGGAAGCCGAGCGAAGAGCCAACGCTCAAACGCCGGCGAACGGTCAACACCAGCCTGGGCGGCTACGGAAGTGCAAACAATGGTTCCAACAGTGGCAGTGGTTATGGCCGTAGTCAAAGAGGTCTTACTACAAGCAATG CGACAGATAGTGAGGATAATTCCGACACTATAGCGGCATTCCATCGATCGTCCTCGTCGACGTTGATCTTTGTCGGTAGCAAAACGGGGCGTCCCTGTCAGTACAATTTTCTGGTCAATTTAG ATCCATCCCTGAACAGCAATCAGCGGATAGTGATAATTAAGAAAAAGATCCAGGAGCTGCGCAAAACGTACAACTCGATCAAAGCCGAGCTGGCCAGTATCGATCGCAGGCGCAAGAAGCTTCGCCGCCGGGAGCGAGAAAACAAGAAGCAAGCCAAACTGAACAGTGCCAGCGCCGGCAATAACTAA